One genomic window of Evansella cellulosilytica DSM 2522 includes the following:
- a CDS encoding helix-turn-helix domain-containing protein, which translates to MGKSTSNQLPIQRTTLTAQEVAEYLGLSIQFVYVLVQEKKLPCIRIGRRVLFKRDSIQRWLNEQEHGGSIS; encoded by the coding sequence ATGGGGAAATCGACATCTAATCAATTGCCTATTCAAAGAACAACTTTAACAGCTCAGGAAGTAGCAGAATATCTCGGCCTAAGCATTCAATTTGTATATGTATTAGTTCAAGAAAAAAAATTACCTTGCATTCGAATTGGTAGAAGAGTTCTTTTTAAAAGAGATAGTATACAGCGATGGTTAAATGAGCAGGAGCATGGTGGGAGTATCTCCTAA
- a CDS encoding ATP-binding protein: MQKVSQVMKDMTSKIENQTSNDLFSTVVFETDVCECGNPYNAAYLQKFRDYKARGFLAYRCEVCQKKVNEEEWRKKVAEEENAIALENCRKFFFEESILDKKLKLATFDNYHPRNDEQKKGKEIAIRYVNSFDHDNPRGLLLFGNYGTGKSHLSVSIAKKIVDKRNFVVFLPVPDYLANLKATYGNNSDTELRIINKIARVPLLILDDIGRVDPSGWVEEKLFQIINRRIGMHTIYTSNFGPSELPHRIGGRNFSRMMEDVHPLRITGDDHRLKHFK, translated from the coding sequence ATGCAGAAGGTCAGTCAAGTTATGAAGGATATGACTTCGAAAATCGAGAACCAGACTTCTAATGACCTGTTTTCAACTGTTGTTTTTGAAACGGATGTTTGTGAATGTGGAAACCCATACAACGCAGCTTATCTCCAGAAGTTTAGAGATTATAAAGCTCGAGGGTTTCTAGCATACAGATGTGAGGTGTGTCAGAAAAAAGTGAATGAGGAGGAGTGGAGAAAAAAGGTTGCTGAAGAAGAGAATGCTATAGCCCTTGAGAATTGCAGGAAGTTTTTTTTTGAAGAATCCATCCTTGATAAAAAGTTGAAGCTAGCTACCTTTGATAATTATCATCCTCGAAATGACGAGCAAAAAAAAGGAAAGGAAATCGCCATAAGATATGTTAATTCATTCGATCATGACAACCCGAGAGGACTATTATTGTTTGGGAATTATGGAACAGGCAAAAGTCATTTAAGTGTGTCGATCGCGAAGAAAATTGTAGATAAACGTAATTTTGTAGTTTTTTTACCGGTACCCGACTATCTTGCAAATCTAAAGGCTACTTATGGAAATAACAGCGATACGGAATTGAGAATTATAAATAAAATCGCTCGTGTTCCACTACTGATACTTGATGATATCGGAAGAGTCGATCCTTCTGGTTGGGTGGAAGAAAAACTCTTTCAAATTATTAACCGTCGTATTGGGATGCACACAATCTACACTTCAAACTTTGGTCCATCAGAATTACCACATCGCATTGGTGGTAGAAATTTTTCTAGAATGATGGAAGATGTTCATCCTTTACGTATTACTGGTGACGATCATAGGCTTAAACATTTTAAATAA
- a CDS encoding helix-turn-helix domain-containing protein: MEPKEFGLYLKSLRIEKNLTMRELDKRSGVSHSYISKMESGQKGIPSPDILRKLAEPLSVRYQKLMIKAGHFSEDEYTSINDYEARIEELDTKLENVLDDLSTNGEFYYVLIEDLIPIFNDDFFTGREHDNFNKTFDYFLEEKANDPDFNYDALDEFNKYFSVKSVKTNLIKYASEEYKEQILKKLEEVAMKHNLLSSVSYDLDEIIGLENTTYKKHTFNDQRRKLLIAYLDALFQEEQ, from the coding sequence TTGGAACCTAAAGAGTTTGGATTATACCTAAAATCATTAAGAATAGAGAAGAATTTGACTATGAGAGAACTTGATAAAAGATCCGGTGTATCTCATTCTTATATTTCGAAAATGGAGAGTGGTCAAAAAGGAATTCCATCACCTGATATATTAAGGAAATTGGCGGAACCTCTGTCTGTTCGTTATCAGAAGTTAATGATTAAAGCCGGGCATTTCAGTGAAGATGAATATACTTCGATTAATGATTACGAGGCAAGAATTGAGGAGCTTGATACTAAATTAGAAAATGTTCTTGATGATTTATCTACTAATGGAGAGTTTTATTATGTGTTAATTGAAGACCTAATTCCTATTTTTAATGATGATTTCTTTACTGGTAGAGAACATGATAATTTTAATAAAACCTTTGATTATTTCCTCGAAGAAAAGGCAAATGATCCAGACTTTAATTACGATGCTTTAGATGAGTTTAATAAGTATTTCAGTGTTAAGTCTGTTAAGACTAATCTTATAAAATATGCAAGTGAAGAATACAAGGAACAGATACTTAAAAAACTGGAAGAAGTTGCAATGAAGCACAATTTATTAAGTTCAGTTTCATATGACTTAGATGAAATTATCGGGCTCGAAAACACAACTTACAAAAAACATACTTTTAACGATCAACGGCGAAAACTCTTAATTGCCTACTTAGATGCTTTATTTCAAGAAGAACAATAA
- a CDS encoding helix-turn-helix transcriptional regulator, protein MVKINVKKPELKELMIKKGFNQAKLGREIGITKSYVSQLVNGNTNPSPVLAKKITDKLNVNFDDIFFIESGSFSVNTKRN, encoded by the coding sequence ATGGTGAAAATCAACGTAAAAAAACCGGAGCTTAAAGAATTAATGATAAAAAAAGGTTTTAATCAAGCGAAATTAGGGAGGGAAATTGGTATAACAAAGTCTTACGTATCACAACTTGTAAATGGTAATACTAATCCTAGTCCTGTTCTAGCAAAGAAAATAACTGATAAATTAAATGTCAATTTTGATGATATTTTTTTTATCGAAAGTGGTTCCTTTAGTGTTAACACAAAAAGAAACTAA
- a CDS encoding DUF4373 domain-containing protein: MARPTKEGLDYFPLNVDIEQDEKVALVEAEHGSLGFTVIIKLLMRIYKNSYFFEWGEKEQLLFTKVVNVDINSVNAIINDCIKWGFFNKELYAEYKILTSHGIQIRYLEATRRRSQVKVFKEYNLLSEKEVNDYNNIVFVDINSDNANNNPQSKGKESKGNKSKENDSKEAKTSELITEIFNYYFSKNIIKHSKLTNQMKSAITARLKDYSFEELTKAIDNYAFVLSSANHYFTHRYPLADFMRDKDIRKFVDEADPLNNFLDKKSIPKGGITNAEGQSSYEGYDFENREPDF, encoded by the coding sequence ATGGCAAGGCCCACGAAAGAAGGTTTAGATTATTTTCCACTTAATGTAGATATTGAACAGGATGAAAAAGTCGCATTGGTAGAAGCGGAACATGGATCACTAGGGTTTACAGTAATTATAAAACTTCTAATGAGGATTTATAAAAACAGTTACTTCTTTGAATGGGGAGAAAAGGAACAATTACTTTTCACAAAGGTAGTTAATGTTGACATTAACTCTGTTAATGCAATCATCAATGATTGTATAAAGTGGGGTTTTTTTAACAAAGAGTTGTATGCTGAGTATAAAATCCTTACTTCTCATGGTATTCAAATAAGGTATTTAGAAGCAACTCGTAGACGTAGCCAAGTAAAAGTGTTTAAAGAATATAACCTATTAAGTGAAAAAGAGGTTAATGATTACAATAACATAGTTTTTGTCGACATTAATTCAGATAATGCCAACAATAATCCCCAAAGTAAAGGAAAGGAAAGTAAAGGAAATAAGAGTAAAGAAAATGATAGTAAAGAAGCTAAAACAAGTGAGCTTATAACTGAAATTTTTAATTACTACTTTTCCAAAAATATTATTAAGCATTCAAAGCTAACTAACCAAATGAAATCGGCAATTACAGCAAGATTGAAGGATTATAGTTTTGAAGAATTGACTAAGGCTATCGATAATTACGCTTTTGTATTATCTAGTGCGAATCATTACTTTACTCACAGGTATCCATTAGCTGATTTCATGAGGGACAAAGATATTCGTAAGTTTGTTGATGAAGCGGATCCACTAAATAATTTTCTAGATAAAAAGTCTATTCCAAAAGGGGGAATAACAAATGCAGAAGGTCAGTCAAGTTATGAAGGATATGACTTCGAAAATCGAGAACCAGACTTCTAA
- a CDS encoding phage terminase small subunit P27 family: MQGRKAKPISAIEAEGNKGRYTKEELERRRNAEIKPPNDNVECPKWLKGEARKEWNRISEELFDLGLLTNIDVGALAICCDAYGKYVQASRKIKATEMLIEHSNTAKKTNLIINPLIQITAKYADIYKKYMTEFGLSPSARARLAVANKDGEDEDDDSDLD; encoded by the coding sequence ATGCAAGGTCGAAAAGCGAAACCAATTTCAGCAATTGAAGCAGAAGGAAACAAAGGAAGATATACCAAAGAAGAATTAGAGCGAAGACGAAATGCAGAAATCAAACCTCCTAACGATAATGTAGAATGCCCCAAGTGGCTTAAGGGTGAAGCTAGAAAAGAATGGAATAGAATTTCAGAAGAGCTCTTTGATCTTGGTTTATTAACTAACATCGATGTAGGGGCTCTTGCTATTTGCTGTGATGCTTATGGGAAGTATGTTCAGGCTTCGAGGAAAATAAAAGCTACAGAAATGTTGATAGAGCATAGCAATACTGCAAAAAAGACTAACTTAATCATTAATCCGTTAATACAAATAACAGCGAAGTATGCAGATATTTATAAAAAGTATATGACCGAGTTTGGGTTATCTCCAAGTGCAAGAGCGCGTTTAGCTGTAGCTAACAAAGATGGGGAAGATGAGGATGACGACAGCGACCTTGACTAA
- a CDS encoding HNH endonuclease signature motif containing protein produces MKRPLKPCHNPKCRELTRERYCEKHKAAYEEKQKQIQKDYDKQRGSSTERGYDYRWQKASRSFLKRNPLCVCEECKKKIVPLPANVVDHITPHKGNMKLFWDKNNWQSMNKRCHDKKTAKEDGGFGRDSKR; encoded by the coding sequence ATGAAGCGACCATTAAAACCATGCCATAATCCCAAATGTAGAGAGCTGACTAGGGAACGTTATTGTGAAAAACATAAGGCTGCATATGAAGAGAAACAAAAGCAAATACAAAAAGATTATGATAAGCAACGCGGATCTTCTACTGAAAGAGGTTATGATTACAGATGGCAAAAAGCTAGTCGTTCTTTTTTAAAGAGAAATCCTCTCTGTGTTTGTGAAGAATGCAAAAAGAAAATAGTACCGCTTCCTGCGAATGTAGTTGACCATATTACACCACATAAAGGAAATATGAAATTGTTTTGGGATAAAAATAACTGGCAATCTATGAACAAAAGGTGTCACGATAAGAAGACAGCTAAAGAGGACGGAGGATTTGGTCGTGATAGTAAAAGATGA
- a CDS encoding replication protein, with protein sequence MRKYTEIPNEVLDKLLITKVNGTQRKIIDCVMRHTYGVERSYNEMSDSFIASEILTDRHHVNVELNRLINRNIITVVHAPIGKTRTICVNKNVHEWKQPK encoded by the coding sequence ATGCGGAAATATACGGAAATTCCAAATGAAGTGTTAGATAAGCTGTTAATAACGAAAGTAAACGGTACTCAAAGAAAGATAATAGATTGCGTTATGCGCCATACGTATGGTGTGGAACGAAGTTATAACGAGATGTCTGATTCTTTTATTGCCAGTGAAATATTAACAGATCGGCACCATGTTAATGTAGAGCTTAATCGATTGATTAACAGAAACATAATAACAGTAGTGCATGCTCCTATTGGAAAAACAAGAACAATATGTGTCAATAAAAATGTTCATGAATGGAAACAACCTAAATAA
- a CDS encoding sigma-70 family RNA polymerase sigma factor — protein MLTDEEKHDLVLRYQYIVYDIAYHYRFLDRDIEDIRGWGYVGLVNAINDFEKCSDIDLKVMAYPRIKREILKQYSKRPSEKEISIQKEVFTGKNGSSKTLEEYLTDEHQSYYNESDIYSMLEQALITEEELLKKVTLDYLLREKDIASLSSIYEIPKQKVTRYCRRGKTIIKQFLINNGIIRYQAREMNENKIKEKKQRSLKNINNSDYGKIKYLRKYFPYLNFDDIASLIGTSSFCVSEIIDYPTATYLRATLDGTIKDQALEYCKKKYPNRIPGDVTVFKVSMSNNIT, from the coding sequence ATGCTCACAGATGAGGAGAAACATGACCTTGTTTTAAGATACCAATATATTGTTTATGACATTGCCTATCATTATCGATTCCTTGATAGGGATATTGAGGATATTAGAGGTTGGGGGTATGTTGGATTAGTTAATGCTATTAATGACTTCGAGAAGTGTTCTGATATAGATCTTAAAGTAATGGCATATCCTCGAATTAAACGTGAAATTCTTAAACAATACAGCAAAAGACCTTCGGAAAAAGAGATAAGCATACAAAAAGAAGTGTTTACTGGGAAAAATGGCTCAAGTAAAACACTAGAGGAATATTTAACTGATGAACACCAATCATATTATAACGAATCAGACATTTATTCTATGCTTGAACAGGCATTAATTACTGAAGAAGAGTTATTAAAGAAGGTTACCTTAGATTATTTACTTAGAGAAAAAGACATTGCTTCGCTTTCTAGTATATATGAAATACCAAAACAAAAAGTAACCCGATATTGTCGCAGAGGCAAAACGATTATCAAACAATTTTTGATTAACAATGGCATTATTAGATATCAAGCAAGAGAAATGAATGAAAATAAAATAAAAGAGAAAAAACAGAGAAGTTTAAAAAATATTAATAATTCGGATTACGGAAAGATTAAATACCTTCGTAAGTATTTTCCATACTTAAATTTCGATGACATAGCTTCATTAATTGGGACTTCATCATTTTGTGTAAGTGAAATAATCGATTACCCAACTGCCACTTATTTAAGAGCTACATTGGATGGGACTATAAAGGATCAGGCCTTGGAATATTGCAAAAAAAAATATCCAAATAGAATTCCTGGGGATGTGACAGTTTTTAAAGTAAGTATGTCTAACAACATAACTTGA